A single region of the Anguilla anguilla isolate fAngAng1 chromosome 17, fAngAng1.pri, whole genome shotgun sequence genome encodes:
- the LOC118216284 gene encoding 3-mercaptopyruvate sulfurtransferase-like: MAAVVAAKWLVEAINANKIGPSLRVLDTSWYLPKFNRNAINEFKDRHIPGASFFDIDQCCDKTSSLDHMLPTEREFADYVGNLGIGNHTHVVVYDASDFGSFSAPRVWWMFRVFGHNLVSVLDGGLKNWVQEGHPVTAEYSKPDPTEFQAFLNRSWVKSYEDVLENLGSKQFQLVDARSSGRFRGIEPEPRESIEPGHIPGSINMPFYSFLAPSGVELPTKDLVAMFEEAGVDLKRPLCVSCGSGVTACHVALAAHLCGHPGVSVYDGSWSDWYTRAVPQHVISEGKGKRA, encoded by the exons ATGGCTGCCGTCGTCGCTGCAAAGTGGTTGGTAGAAGCAATCAATGCTAATAAAATCGGACCCAGCCTTCGGGTACTGGATACCTCTTGGTATTTGCCGAAATTTAATCGCAACGCCATAAATGAATTTAAAGACCGTCACATCCCAGGCGCGTCATTTTTTGACATAGATCAGTGTTGTGATAAAACGTCTTCTCTTGATCACATGCTCCCAACTGAACGCGAGTTTGCGGATTATGTGGGTAATTTGGGAATTGGGAACCACACACACGTTGTCGTTTACGACGCCAGTGATTTCGGGTCATTCTCTGCACCCCGCGTGTGGTGGATGTTTAGGGTTTTTGGGCACAATTTGGTATCTGTGCTTGATGGCGGACTTAAGAATTGGGTACAGGAAGGTCACCCCGTCACTGCAGAATATTCTAAACCTGATCCCACCGAATTCCAAGCCTTCCTCAATCGATCCTGGGTGAAGTCATACGAGGATGTCTTGGAAAATCTTGGCAGCAAGCAGTTTCAACTGGTGGACGCCAGATCTTCCGGCCGGTTCCGAGGAATCGAACCAGAACCACGAGAGA GCATAGAACCTGGGCACATCCCCGGGTCCATCAACATGCCCTTCTATTCCTTCCTGGCCCCTTCTGGAGTGGAGCTGCCCACCAAGGACCTGGTGGCCATGTTTGAGGAAGCTGGGGTTGACCTGAAGCGCCCGCTGTGCGTGTCTTGTGGTTCAGGGGTGACAGCCTGCCACGTGGCACTGGCAGCCCACCTGTGCGGCCACCCGGGGGTGTCGGTGTACGATGGATCCTGGTCGGACTGGTACACCCGGGCTGTGCCCCAGCATGTGATTTCTGAGGGCAAAGGCAAGCGTGCCTGA
- the napsa gene encoding napsin-A — MMSHHKLFFIAISIFIVYSGAVIRIPLKKTRTLRRQLCDNGMTLDQLQSRAQMHMTDQYADNVPADLGLAPNPNKTVPVESLTNFMDAQYYGVISIGTPPQEFSVLFDTGSSNLWVPSIHCSFWDIACWLHRRYNSGKSSSYVANGTKFSIQYGRGSLSGYISQDTISLAGLTVPGQQFGEAVSQPGFVFAVARFDGVLGMGYPSISVAGVRPVFDTAMAAKLLPQNIFSFYINRNPRAAVGGELVLGGADDQHYEGALHYVNVTRKAYWQIAMDGVSVGNQLALCKGGCQAIVDTGTSLIVGPAKEVRALQRAIGALPLLMGEYMIPCGKIPSLPVISFTLGGKQFNLTGEDYVLKESQLGVSICLSGFMAMDIPPPAGPLWILGDVFIGRYYSVFDRDADRMGFAPAK; from the exons ATGATGAGTCATCACAAATTGTTTTTCATCGCTATTTCGATATTTATTGTTTACAGTGGCGCAGTTATCAG AATCCCACTGAAGAAAACGCGCACTCTGCGCCGTCAGCTGTGCGACAATGGGATGACACTGGATCAGCTACAGTCCAGGGCACAAATGCACATGACCGACCAGTATGCTGATAATGTCCCCGCCGACCTTGGCCTCGCCCCCAACCCTAACAAGACTGTCCCTGTTGAGAGTCTGACCAACTTCATGGAC GCCCAGTATTATGGGGTGATCAGCATCGGTACCCCTCCTCAGGAGTTCTCTGTGCTGTTTGATACAGGCTCCTCCAATCTGTGGGTGCCCTCCATTCACTGCTCCTTCTGGGATATTGCCTGCT ggCTCCACCGTCGCTACAATTCCGGGAAGTCCAGCTCCTATGTGGCCAACGGAACAAAGTTCTCCATTCAATATGGAAGGGGAAGCTTGTCAGGCTACATCAGCCAGGACACCATCTCT TTAGCTGGGTTGACCGTGCCGGGCCAGCAGTTTGGCGAGGCCGTGTCCCAGCCGGGATTCGTGTTCGCAGTGGCGCGCTTCGACGGGGTGCTGGGGATGGGGTACCCGTCCATCTCTGTCGCTGGCGTCCGGCCGGTGTTTGACACCGCCATGGCTGCCAAGCTTCTGCCTCAGAACATCTTCTCCTTCTACATTAACCG GAACCCTAGAGCAGCAGTGGGAGGAGAGCTTGTGCTGGGAGGGGCCGATGACCAGCACTACGAGGGAGCGCTGCACTACGTGAACGTCACCCGCAAGGCCTACTGGCAGATCGCCATGGACGG GGTTTCCGTTGGGAATCAGCTGGCGCTCTGCAAGGGCGGTTGCCAGGCGATTGTGGACACGGGAACCTCCCTCATCGTAGGGCCTGCGAAGGAAGTCCGAGCCCTGCAGAGAGCCATTGGGGCCTTGCCTCTACTCATGGGAGAG TATATGATTCCTTGCGGGAAGATCCCATCTCTCCCAGTCATCTCATTCACTCTTGGAGGAAAGCAGTTCAATCTGACTGGGGAGGACTATGTCCTGAAG GAATCTCAACTGGGAGTGTCGATTTGCCTGTCTGGGTTCATGGCCATGGACATTCCCCCTCCAGCCGGGCCCCTGTGGATTCTGGGAGACGTCTTCATCGGTCGCTACTACAGCGTGTTTGACAGGGATGCTGACCGCATGGGTTTCGCACCTGCTAAatag
- the LOC118216287 gene encoding histone acetyltransferase p300-like: protein MEQNNDQAPGNKAESAQATRRLSIQRCIQSLVHACQCRNANCSLLSCQKMKRVVQHTKGCKRKTNGGCPICKQLIALCCYHAKHCQENKCPVPFCLNIKHKLRQQQLQHRLQQAQMLRRRMASMQNPRSNRQRA from the coding sequence ATGGAGCAAAACAATGACCAGGCACCTGGCAATAAAGCGGAGAGCGCTCAGGCAACCCGGCGCCTCAGCATCCAGCGCTGCATCCAGTCGCTGGTGCACGCCTGCCAGTGCCGCAACGCCAACTGCTCCCTTCTGTCCTGCCAGAAGATGAAGCGCGTGGTGCAGCACACCAAGGGCTGCAAGCGCAAGACCAACGGCGGCTGCCCCATCTGCAAGCAGCTCATTGCCCTCTGCTGCTACCACGCCAAGCACTGCCAGGAGAACAAGTGCCCCGTGCCCTTCTGCCTCAACATCAAGCACAAGCTGCGCCAGCAGCAACTGCAGCACCGGCTGCAACAGGCGCAGATGCTGCGCAGGCGCATGGCCAGCATGCAGAATCCCAGGTCAAACAGGCAGCGCGCATAA
- the mief1 gene encoding mitochondrial dynamics protein MID51 — MAGVNGDRKGKKDDNGMGTAIDFVLSNAKLVLGVGGAAMLGIATLAVKRMYDRTISAPTSPTKMERGGKRSWEEPSWLGSSPRLLNHDMKSTVSRSLQTLPTSSSAFEPGRVPPPGRVRRAGGQDGAGSADMHRARLRLSLQERLWTFYRERVTIPGEEQASARRAALDICAELRVFLHAKLPDMPLREMYLSGSLYDDLQVVTADHAQLMVPLILEKNLWSPVPGEDTIMNVPGFWLVRRENLEYFPRGSSYWDRCLVGGYLSPKSVLEVFEKLVAGSINWPAIGSVLDYVIRPVVPSETLTLEVQYERERRLYVDFLPLLAMEDGVSLIAKPHRRAERHENLWRQSFRVAETARLRALDQEDGGCRCLCLKVLKAVCKLNPALSRLTAGQLTNALLLLSEGEGDWARDALADRFLQLLRALVGHLEAGRLPCALCPKVNLFCELTPQEVDELGYTLYCALSDPEGLLRTA; from the exons ATGGCCGGGGTTAATGGCGACCGAAAGGGAAAGAAGGATGATAATGGGATGGGTACCGCCATCGACTTTGTTCTGTCCAATGCCAAGCTGGTGCTGGGGGTCGGAGGGGCTGCCATGCTTGGCATCGCCACGCTGGCTGTCAAACGA ATGTACGATCGAACCATAAGCGCCCCCACTAGCCCCACCAAGATGGAGCGGGGGGGTAAAAGGAGCTGGGAGGAGCCTAGTTGGCTGGGGTCGTCGCCAAGGCTACTGAACCATGACATGAAGTCCACAGTGAGTCGGTCGCTGCAGACACTACCTACGTCCTCCAGTGCCTTTGAACCAG gccGTGTGCCCCCCCCAGGCCGCGTACGGCGGGCCGGAGGGCAGGACGGCGCCGGTTCGGCGGACATGCACCGCGCGCGACTGCGCCTGTCCCTGCAGGAGCGGCTGTGGACCTTTTACCGCGAGCGCGTGACCATCCCCGGCGAGGAGCAGGCCAGCGCCCGCCGGGCCGCCCTGGACATCTGCGCCGAGCTCCGGGTCTTCCTGCACGCCAAGCTGCCCGACATGCCCCTGAGGGAGATGTACCTGAGCGGGAGTCTCTACGACGACCTGCAG GTGGTGACCGCGGACCACGCCCAGCTGATGGTGCCCCTGATCCTGGAGAAGAACCTGTGGTCGCCGGTCCCGGGCGAGGACACCATCATGAACGTGCCGGGGTTCTGGCTGGTGCGGCGGGAGAACCTGGAGTACTTCCCCAGGGGTAGCAGCTACTGGGACCGCTGCCTGGTGGGGGGGTACCTCTCCCCGAAGAGCGTGCTGGAGGTCTTCGAGAAGCTGGTGGCCGGCTCCATCAACTGGCCGGCCATCGGGAGCGTGCTGGACTACGTGATCCGCCCGGTGGTGCCCTCGGAGACGCTCACCCTGGAGGTGCAGTACGAGCGGGAGCGCCGGCTCTACGTGGACTTCCTGCCGCTGCTCGCCATGGAGGACGGCGTCTCGCTGATCGCCAAGCCGCACCGCCGGGCCGAGCGCCACGAGAACCTGTGGCGGCAGAGCTTCCGCGTGGCGGAGACGGCGCGGCTGCGGGCGCTGGACCAGGAGGACGGCGGCTGCCGCTGCCTGTGCCTGAAGGTGCTGAAGGCCGTGTGCAAGCTGAACCCCGCCCTCTCCCGCCTTACCGCCGGCCAGCTGACcaacgccctgctgctgctgagcgagggggagggggactggGCCCGGGACGCGCTGGCCGACCgcttcctgcagctcctccgCGCCCTGGTGGGACACCTAGAGGCCGGGAGGCTCCCCTGCGCCCTCTGCCCCAAAGTGAACCTCTTCTGCGAGCTCACCCCCCAGGAGGTGGACGAGCTGGGCTACACCCTCTACTGCGCCCTGTCCGACCCGGAGGGGCTCCTGAGGACCGcgtga
- the LOC118216283 gene encoding uncharacterized protein LOC118216283 — MTLLNYPVPDLEVTLQEVGRVLQLILGPEKYTQYKDALCQQKEVLQDVHHRFAAAASGRDNWVTEQFKNRLLSCPCPLPTSTAMPAVLLPSRAERGSGQLKRAAALLWAAAKLHSEPWLLEGDGATERTQQSEVFAASRLPGKTEDQLKVYPDSLHAIVLCPGGIFPIQILHRPSPGSPLSPLPFLDIYSQVQEMASQPAAGPDQDPTPICSLSALQRQAWSALREQILQQGGTAAESLGLMESAVLAVCLEDCCPPADLAETLNAVRLGGGDGQCLRYYDKVVNLVVFKNSTAGMVFEHCALDGMVAGLVAESVWHLSESLNLDPCQPHGQTTASPAAKNISSSPLKPLNFPLKAITMPAPAALGLALQATHPIITFEFFSYPDIFTTLRGHRGLFDAWITFSLQLALKQTLGDSAAGLILVTPTHMRHYKHGRCDPTYSFSTQTRQLVEALMSCASEKKDSPQFTKELFSLFHLAFLEHKRLIKITKSGDGVGPHIAALRWGLSEENPVKAFLEPFGSPSIYLTGKDLMEGVECAVGNVYARDQLAVTYLGRRDRVRMLLNGKGSFAKLLKHLQESLKDSLNMVMLLALRYAIAGQMGALECLLQEEEVRVNGKECQTDSNVNSSQNSDFTLLIHGGAGEDILLNQKVIDVVEFSLQTALSLGAQELAGRGSSLDAVQKCVAALEDCFLFNAGKGSVFNRDGKQEMEATIVDGTGMNAGSVACVRNVKNPVKAARQVMEKSGHTLLTGEGAEEFLEGLEMKEKPVEAKYFHTHLRWKEREVMCSSGNASKNNHPQTVGAVALDCWGNLAAATSTGGIVGKRKGRVGDTAVVGAGIYADKKIAVTCSGNGDVFLRHTVAHRVSSLYHCKGYSLREACREVLSGNLDGVCAGIIAVDAKGEAVTEVNAGVMLTGSVINGIAKAQVVRPLKSCSNVIWETEQLVAYLHSEPWTPGATIVTQKYHSRSYSIFHLAEHEFMTLLLGAREVAHFLCEKLGIVHCALVSKPDPEQPAHIRVLPLHGLEPNWRPHMAEEEDFQPHDPGYCTSKNGPRWGDTQLDKIHAKIQAQLPEPKTPNNYTFLGDPSHDSLFSRIVLGKEKHWRVWEDGEHVAFLTPYPNTPGFTVLAPRRPLSSDIFRLGKADYKALVLATSKVAQLLENGLGVKDVALIFEGFEIDYAHAKLIPLHPPPANSPATAPLQFCPTYPGYISSVNGPSASPEKLREMQTKITQCKPPHSWKSPQDHAALAMKSQWYRNLFQIQNTLFHETVEYFHNICRYAYALTPLTTDTISSPMGLGSDSEPVYVNVMGQNVYLADSMQFVLEYFLRFQEDLPGTYYVSPSFRGEDPDATHLNQFYHVECELLGDMDAAIKVAEGYVAHITRALLKMHSSIILNSAGTLSHVEGLLKKLDNQAPLPQVTLEQAITMMPSEDCFEWVQDGQPQFGRKLTRKGERVLIKKYGSAVWLTEMDHLGVPFYQAYVDGSGKQKAKAADLLLGLGETIGLGERHSTSEMVQEALRHHAVPEDSYKWYLDMRQIAPLLTSGWGMGTERYLCWLLKHDDVRDMHIIPRMKAKKFMP, encoded by the exons ATGACACTGCTCAACTACCCTGTTCCGGATTTGGAAGTGACCCTGCAGGAGGTTGGCCGTGTACTCCAGCTCATCTTGGGCCCAGAGaaatacacacagtacaaaGATGCCCTTTGCCAGCAGAAGGAGGTTCTGCAAGATGTCCACCATCGTTTCGCAGCTGCTGCCTCAGGGCGAGATAACTGGGTCACCGAGCAGTTTAAGAACCGGCTGCTCAGCTGCCCCTGTCCTCTGCCCACCTCCACCGCCATGCCCGCTGTCCTGCTCCCGTCCAGGGCCGAGAGAGGATCCGGGCAGCTGAAGCGGGCAGCTGCCCTGCTGTGGGCAGCAGCTAAGCTCCACAGCGAGCCGTGGTTGCTGGAGGGTGACGGGGCCACAGAGCGCACCCAGCAGTCAGAGGTATTTGCTGCCAGCCGTCTTCCAGGTAAAACTGAGGACCAGCTAAAG GTATATCCAGACAGCCTCCACGCTATCGTGCTTTGTCCAGGTGGGATATTTCCTATCCAAATTCTGCACCGCCCCTCCCCAGGATCGCCACTCTCTCCACTACCTTTCCTCGACATCTACAGTCAGGTTCAGGAGATGGCTAGCCAACCAGCAGCAGGCCCGGACCAAGACCCCACCCCTATCTGCAGCTTGTCTGCCCTCCAGCGCCAGGCCTGGTCCGCCCTTAGGGAGCAAATCCTGCAGCAAGGGGGCACTGCTGCAGAATCGCTGGGGCTGATGGAGAGTGCCGTCCTGGCCGTCTGTCTGGAGGACTGCTGCCCACCAGCGGACCTCGCAGAGACCCTCAATGCCGTGAGGCTGGGTGGAGGAGATGGCCAATGTCTGAGATATTACGATAAG GTGGTGAATTTGGTGGTATTCAAGAATAGCACAGCAGGCATGGTGTTTGAGCACTGTGCGCTGGATGGCATGGTGGCAGGACTGGTGGCTGAAAGCGTATGGCATCTCTCTGAGTCTCTCAACTTGGATCCATGTCAGCCGCATGGTCAGACCACTGCATCACCCGCCGCTAAAAACATTAGTTCCTCACCTCTGAAGCCACTGAATTTCCCTCTTAAAGCCATAACAATGCCGGCTCCTGCTGCCCTTGGTCTTGCTCTTCAAGCCACCCATCCCATCATAACTTTTGAGTTTTTCTCCTACCCAGACATCTTCACCACACTCCGGGGTCACAGGGGTTTATTTGATGCATGGATCACCTTCTCTTTACAACTTGCCCTGAAGCAGACCTTGGGAGACTCAGCCGCAGGCCTCATCCTGGTCACACCCACTCACATGCGCCACTACAAGCATGGCCGTTGTGACCCAACTTATTCCTTCAGCACGCAAACACGCCAGCTTGTGGAAGCTCTGATGTCCTGTGCCagtgaaaaaaaagattcccCTCAATTTACGAAGgagctcttctctctctttcacttagCCTTCCTGGAGCATAAGCGTCTTATCAAAATCACCAAGAGTGGTGATGGCGTGGGTCCTCATATAGCAGCCCTGCGCTGGGGCTTAAGTGAAGAAAACCCAGTCAAAGCATTCCTGGAACCCTTTGGTTCACCCTCCATCTACCTCACAGGAAAAGATTTAATGGAAGGGGTGGAGTGTGCAGTGGGAAATGTGTATGCTCGCGACCAACTGGCTGTCACTTATCTTGGGCGGAGAGACCGAGTTCGCATGTTGCTCAATGGGAAAGGTAGCTTTGCCAAACTGTTAAAGCACCTGCAAGAGTCTCTAAAGGACAGTCTTAACATGGTGATGCTTCTGGCCTTGAGGTATGCCATTGCTGGGCAGATGGGAGCTCTGGAATGCCTGTTGCAGGAAGAAGAAGTTAGGGTCAATGGCAAAGAATGCCAAACTGACTCCAATGTAAACTCATCTCAGAATTCAGATTTCACTCTGTTGATCCATGGCGGGGCTGGTGAAGACATACTGCTGAATCAGAAGGTGATTGATGTGGTTGAGTTCTCCTTGCAGACAGCTCTGTCCCTAGGAGCACAAGAGCTGGCGGGGCGAGGCAGCAGCCTGGATGCAGTGCAGAAGTGCGTGGCCGCCCTTGAAGACTGCTTCCTGTTCAATGCTGGCAAGGGGTCCGTGTTCAACCGGGatgggaaacaggaaatggaggcaACCATAGTGGATGGCACTGGGATGAATGCAGGATCAGTGGCCTGTGTGAGAAATGTGAAGAATCCAGTTAAGGCAGCTCGTCAGGTCATGGAGAAAAGCGGACACACCCTGCTCACTGGAGAGGGAGCTGAAGAGTTCTTAGAAGGGctagaaatgaaagagaaaccAGTGGAGGCTAAGTACTTCCACACACATTTGCGCTGGAAGGAGAGGGAAGTGATGTGTAGCAGTGGTAATGCCTCCAAGAACAACCATCCCCAAACTGTAGGTGCTGTTGCCCTGGACTGCTGGGGAAATCTAGCTGCTGCAACGTCCACAGGTGGGATAGTTGGCAAGCGAAAAGGTCGAGTAGGGGACACGGCAGTAGTGGGGGCAGGGATATATGCAGACAAAAAAATTGCTGTTACCTGCTCTGGTAATGGAGATGTCTTTCTGAGACACACAGTCGCTCACAGAGTTTCCAGTCTTTACCATTGCAAAGGCTATAGTCTTAGAGAGGCTTGTCGGGAGGTGCTATCAGGGAACCTGGATGGTGTATGTGCAGGAATCATTGCTGTTGATGCTAAGGGCGAGGCAGTCACTGAAGTAAATGCTGGAGTGATGCTCACTGGATCTGTAATTAATGGCATTGCAAAAGCTCAAGTTGTAAGGCCCTTGAAGAGTTGTTCTAATGTGATTTGGGAGACAGAGCAGCTGGTAGCTTACTTGCACTCTGAACCATGGACCCCAGGGGCAACCATTGTAACACAGAAGTATCACAGTAGATCCTACAGCATCTTTCATTTAGCTGAGCATGAGTTCATGACCCTTCTCCTAGGGGCACGGGAAGTTGCTCATTTTCTTTGTGAGAAATTGGGCATTGTGCACTGTGCCTTAGTATCCAAGCCAGATCCAGAGCAACCAGCCCATATCAGAGTGTTGCCACTGCATGGATTGGAACCTAATTGGAGACCCCACATGGCTGAAGAGGAAGACTTCCAGCCTCATGACCCAGGATACTGCACCTCTAAGAATGGCCCACGCTGGGGGGATACACAGCTGGATAAGATCCATGCCAAAATTCAGGCTCAACTTCCAGAaccaaaaacaccaaataaCTACACTTTTCTGGGGGATCCTTCCCATGACAGCCTGTTCTCCCGCATTGTGCTTGGTAAGGAGAAACATTGGAGGGTGTGGGAAGATGGTGAACATGTGGCCTTCCTTACGCCTTACCCTAACACACCAGGTTTTACTGTTTTAGCACCACGTCGTCCACTGTCCAGTGACATATTCCGTCTGGGGAAGGCTGACTACAAGGCATTGGTCCTGGCTACCAGTAAGGTAGCTCAACTGTTGGAAAATGGGTTGGGTGTTAAAGATGTAGCACTCATCTTTGAAGGTTTTGAGATTGACTATGCCCATGCCAAGTTAATTCCTTTGCACCCTCCACCTGCTAACTCCCCTGCCACAGCACCCCTCCAGTTTTGTCCCACATACCCTGGATACATATCTTCGGTCAATGGCCCCTCTGCCAGCCCTGAGAAACTAAGAGAGATGCAGACAAAAATCACACAATGCAAACCACCTCACTCCTGGAAGAGTCCTCAAGATCATGCTGCTCTTGCAATGAAGAGCCAGTGGTACCGCAACCTCTTTCAAATCCAGAATACCCTCTTCCATGAAACTGTGGAATACTTTCATAACATCTGCCGGTATGCGTATGCCTTGACACCCCTCACTACTGATACCATCTCCTCACCCATGGGGCTGGGGTCTGACTCTGAACCCGTATATGTCAATGTGATGGGGCAGAATGTGTACCTGGCTGACTCCATGCAGTTCGTGCTGGAGTATTTTTTACGTTTCCAAGAGGACTTGCCAGGAACATACTATGTATCACCCAGTTTCCGGGGGGAAGACCCTGATGCCACACACCTGAACCAGTTCTACCATGTAGAATGTGAGCTGCTGGGAGACATGGATGCTGCCATAAAGGTGGCTGAAGGCTATGTAGCCCATATCACCCGTGCTCTGCTCAAGATGCATTCCAGCATCATTCTGAATTCGGCAGGGACCTTGTCGCATGTTGAGGGATTACTGAAGAAGTTGGACAACCAGGCACCTCTTCCACAAGTCACTCTTGAGCAGGCCATAACCATGATGCCCTCTGAGGACTGCTTTGAGTGGGTACAAGATGGGCAGCCCCAATTTGGCAGGAAGCTGACACGTAAAGGTGAGCGGGTTCTGATCAAGAAGTATGGGAGTGCCGTTTGGCTGACAGAGATGGACCACCTAGGGGTACCATTCTACCAGGCATATGTAGATGGTTCGGGAAAGCAGAAAGCCAAAGCGGCTGACCTCCTACTGGGACTAGGTGAAACAATTGGACTTGGGGAAAGGCACTCCACATCTGAGATGGTGCAAGAGGCTCTTAGGCACCATGCCGTGCCAGAAGACTCCTACAAGTGGTACCTTGATATGCGTCAAATTGCACCTTTGCTCACCAGTGGATGGGGGATGGGCACAGAGCGTTACTTATGCTGGCTGCTGAAGCATGATGATGTCAGAGACATGCACATCATACCAAGGATGAAGGCAAAGAAATTCATGCCATAA